The Niastella koreensis GR20-10 genome includes a window with the following:
- a CDS encoding RagB/SusD family nutrient uptake outer membrane protein yields MKFRTFQYRYIAAVSVITLVLIYACGKNFLDKKPLGAFSPDQLYNAAGVQGLLVGAYHMVSGEGGVTAGNNYASGASNWAFGSVAGGDSYKGSTPSDQGDVVFIETWAYNANNPYFNLKWQAVYDGAQRANDVIRTMAKVTDLDDASKKVMLAEAYFLRAHFHFEAKRMWNNVPFVDETITYVANNTNVPNIDGSGNYIDIWPKIEADMQKAVNDLPDKQPEIGRANKSAAIAYLGKIYLYEHKYALAKAQFDKIIPGTYGGSGNGQTSGGQAYRLVNFQDNFNAATDNSAESIFAYQSVVNDGSGTNGNYGDVLGFPNSAGPGGCCGFNNPSISLANSYKTDANGLPLLDTYNSTPNVSDPAAPYAGNLDPRIDLTMGRPGIPFFDWGPTPTNTWVRDPGSNGYFSPKKNVYSKSQQGVLSSTETSFWGPTQLDANNVNLIRFADVLLWQAECEIELNNPDRALALVNYVRKRAADPTGWVYKNSDYDAGAGKYKVQTTTADNYLVKEYPAGAFANKTYALKAIRFERKLELAMEGTRFFDLARWDNNTGTVMAPELNAFAAAEKVRPTIFAINNTSTFTARKNEYYPIPQQQIDIENAFGTVNLKQNPGY; encoded by the coding sequence ATGAAATTCAGAACTTTTCAATACCGGTACATCGCAGCGGTTTCAGTAATCACCCTGGTACTGATATATGCCTGCGGCAAGAACTTCCTCGATAAAAAGCCATTGGGTGCATTTAGTCCTGATCAATTATATAACGCGGCCGGCGTACAGGGACTGCTGGTAGGCGCTTACCATATGGTAAGCGGCGAAGGTGGTGTTACAGCCGGAAACAACTATGCCTCAGGCGCCTCTAACTGGGCGTTTGGCAGTGTTGCCGGCGGTGATTCCTATAAAGGATCAACCCCGAGCGACCAGGGTGATGTGGTGTTTATAGAAACCTGGGCCTATAATGCCAACAACCCGTATTTTAATCTTAAATGGCAGGCCGTTTATGATGGAGCGCAACGCGCCAATGATGTGATCCGCACAATGGCAAAGGTTACTGACCTGGACGACGCTTCTAAAAAAGTAATGTTGGCGGAAGCCTATTTTTTAAGGGCGCATTTTCATTTTGAAGCCAAGAGAATGTGGAACAATGTGCCTTTTGTTGATGAAACCATCACGTACGTTGCCAACAATACCAACGTGCCGAACATAGATGGTTCAGGCAATTATATTGACATCTGGCCAAAGATAGAAGCCGATATGCAAAAGGCGGTGAATGACCTGCCCGACAAACAACCGGAGATAGGCCGGGCCAATAAATCAGCGGCCATTGCTTACCTGGGCAAAATATATTTGTATGAACACAAATATGCACTGGCTAAAGCACAGTTCGATAAGATAATCCCGGGTACTTATGGCGGTTCCGGCAATGGACAAACATCGGGCGGACAAGCTTACAGGCTGGTGAATTTCCAGGACAACTTCAACGCGGCCACAGATAACAGTGCAGAATCGATCTTTGCTTACCAGTCGGTAGTAAATGATGGTTCAGGCACCAATGGTAACTATGGCGATGTGTTGGGCTTCCCCAACAGCGCAGGTCCTGGTGGCTGCTGCGGTTTTAATAACCCAAGCATTTCCCTGGCCAACTCGTACAAGACGGATGCCAATGGTTTGCCGCTGCTCGATACCTATAACAGCACACCAAATGTAAGCGATCCTGCTGCGCCTTATGCAGGTAACCTGGATCCACGCATCGATTTAACTATGGGCCGCCCGGGTATTCCATTCTTCGATTGGGGGCCAACACCTACCAACACATGGGTACGTGATCCCGGTTCAAATGGTTACTTCAGCCCCAAAAAGAATGTATATTCCAAATCACAGCAAGGCGTATTGTCTTCAACTGAAACAAGCTTCTGGGGACCCACACAGCTGGATGCCAACAACGTAAACCTCATTCGTTTTGCCGATGTACTGTTGTGGCAGGCAGAATGTGAAATTGAATTGAACAATCCAGACAGGGCGCTGGCATTGGTGAACTATGTTCGCAAACGGGCTGCAGACCCAACCGGTTGGGTATATAAAAACAGTGATTACGATGCAGGCGCCGGCAAATACAAAGTGCAAACCACAACGGCTGATAATTACCTGGTAAAGGAATATCCGGCTGGAGCTTTTGCCAATAAAACGTATGCATTGAAGGCGATCCGGTTCGAAAGAAAGCTGGAACTGGCTATGGAAGGCACCCGCTTCTTTGACCTGGCACGTTGGGACAATAACACCGGAACGGTAATGGCGCCCGAGTTGAATGCATTTGCTGCTGCAGAAAAGGTACGGCCTACCATTTTTGCCATTAACAACACATCTACGTTCACGGCCAGAAAGAATGAATATTACCCAATACCTCAACAACAAATAGATATTGAGAACGCATTCGGAACAGTTAACCTGAAACAAAACCCAGGGTACTAG
- a CDS encoding SusC/RagA family TonB-linked outer membrane protein — MPSKLTVRLWLAILLLLPATTILAQQKTITGKVTDSNNQPIIGATVTVKGSNVAAQTNGEGHFTISVPGTSALLVFSSVGYEPQEMPVGSNIVLNVSLKTATSNLNEVVITGYTAQRKKDITGSVAVVEVDNMRQIPTGTPEKALQGQAAGVTVVTSGAPGGNSNIRIRGITSVGSTDPLVIIDGTQGNLHDINVNDIESIQVLKDAGAAAIYGVRGSNGVIVVTTKRGKSGKVRVTYDAYLGTQRPLKDGFNIANTQETANAIQQGYLNSGLTPGHKQLGTGNTPVIPDYITPTAAKEGDPNTDPSTYKLYDNQITKTNKVGTDWFHEIFKPAPITSHNLAVSQGTDKSTFYLSVNYFDQQGTMIETYQKRYSARINTTFNLNNKIRIGENAYVFYKRNPGLPDNNQDEDNAISMSYRESPLIPVYDIKGNFAGTGSQGLGNAKNPVAQLRRTANNKDNDWQVQGNVFAEVDLLKHFTARTSFGGFFDNHYWNMFSYTAYENAENNKNPNGFTENYMYNTSWTWTNTLTYNTQIKSHNIKVLVGTEAINNYQRGMFGTRNGYPLTGPSNLTVDPSLWTLLFGPPNGQVTGNLNINGGTNIDNKNPATPIQSSLYSQFGRVDYNFDDRYLLSGTLRRDGSSVFDKSQRWGVFPSVTAGWRISREKFFGSVSWLNELKLRGGWGKLGSISNINPTNAYTLYTQSAPISYYDINGTNNTSTLGIYNSQNGNRQTTWEEDIITNVGFDANLLENKLTFSLEWYKKAISGLLFTPNLAATAGGPPAPFVNAGNIQNTGIDIAATYHGNVNDFRFDITGTFTSYNNKVKSLPGGIKYYDQVSSGSNRFGAFSRLQPGEALGAFYGYQVVGLFQSDDDVNKSPKQDAAAPGRFKFKDANGDGKISDSDRVFFGNPNPKFTAGLNLEASYKGFDFSAFFYTSVGNDVINYVRYWTDFPQVFDGAMSKDAALNSWTPTNTGAKVPRLERGANFSTTTNFNSYYLENGSFLKCKSMVLGYNIPSAKIKQFGIDRLRVYIQAANLFTITKYTGLDPELTGSDLRDNTNFGIDFGNFPSNQKNYLFGVNVTF, encoded by the coding sequence ATGCCCTCAAAGCTAACTGTTAGGTTGTGGCTAGCCATACTATTGCTATTACCTGCCACAACGATTCTTGCTCAGCAAAAAACTATTACTGGGAAAGTAACGGATTCGAACAATCAACCCATCATCGGCGCTACGGTGACGGTGAAAGGATCGAACGTTGCTGCACAAACCAACGGGGAAGGACATTTTACCATTTCAGTTCCTGGTACTTCCGCATTGTTGGTGTTTTCTTCTGTTGGCTACGAGCCGCAGGAGATGCCCGTTGGTAGTAATATCGTGCTGAATGTGTCTTTGAAAACAGCTACTTCCAATTTGAATGAAGTAGTTATCACAGGTTACACTGCCCAACGGAAAAAAGATATTACCGGTTCGGTGGCAGTAGTAGAAGTAGATAACATGCGCCAGATCCCCACGGGCACCCCTGAAAAAGCATTACAGGGCCAGGCCGCGGGTGTAACGGTTGTTACCTCCGGTGCTCCGGGCGGTAACAGCAACATCAGGATCCGTGGTATTACTTCTGTAGGCTCAACCGATCCCCTGGTGATCATCGATGGTACACAGGGTAACCTGCACGACATTAACGTGAACGACATCGAGTCCATCCAGGTACTGAAAGACGCCGGCGCAGCCGCCATTTATGGGGTGCGTGGTTCAAACGGCGTAATTGTGGTTACCACCAAACGCGGTAAGTCGGGCAAAGTAAGGGTTACCTACGACGCCTATCTGGGTACACAACGTCCGCTGAAAGATGGCTTTAACATTGCCAATACCCAGGAAACGGCCAATGCCATTCAACAAGGGTATCTGAACAGCGGACTTACCCCGGGCCACAAACAATTGGGCACCGGCAATACCCCGGTTATTCCCGATTATATTACACCTACCGCCGCCAAGGAAGGCGATCCCAACACCGATCCCTCAACGTACAAACTGTACGATAACCAGATCACCAAAACGAATAAAGTGGGCACCGACTGGTTCCATGAGATCTTTAAACCAGCGCCCATCACCAGCCATAACCTGGCTGTTTCACAGGGTACCGACAAATCGACTTTCTACTTATCAGTAAACTATTTCGATCAACAGGGTACCATGATCGAAACGTACCAGAAACGGTATTCCGCCCGTATCAATACAACGTTCAATCTGAACAATAAGATCCGCATTGGTGAGAATGCCTATGTGTTCTACAAGCGTAACCCGGGTTTGCCCGATAACAACCAGGACGAGGACAACGCCATTTCCATGAGCTATCGCGAAAGCCCGCTTATTCCTGTGTATGATATCAAAGGCAATTTTGCCGGAACCGGATCGCAGGGGCTGGGTAATGCAAAAAACCCGGTAGCCCAGCTAAGGCGTACTGCCAATAATAAGGATAACGACTGGCAGGTGCAGGGCAACGTGTTTGCAGAAGTTGATCTGTTGAAACACTTCACCGCACGCACCAGCTTCGGTGGTTTCTTCGATAACCATTACTGGAATATGTTCTCTTATACCGCTTATGAAAATGCAGAGAACAACAAGAACCCGAATGGTTTTACTGAAAACTATATGTACAACACCAGCTGGACCTGGACCAACACCCTTACGTACAACACCCAGATCAAAAGTCATAACATAAAAGTGCTGGTGGGTACCGAAGCCATCAATAACTACCAGCGTGGTATGTTTGGAACACGAAACGGATATCCATTAACAGGCCCAAGTAACTTAACAGTTGATCCAAGTTTGTGGACCTTGTTATTTGGCCCGCCCAATGGCCAGGTAACAGGTAACCTGAACATCAACGGCGGTACAAACATCGATAACAAAAATCCGGCTACACCTATTCAGAGTTCGCTCTATTCACAATTCGGCCGGGTTGATTACAATTTCGACGACAGGTACCTGTTGAGCGGTACTTTACGCCGTGATGGTTCTTCGGTGTTTGATAAAAGCCAGCGCTGGGGTGTATTCCCATCTGTTACAGCCGGCTGGCGCATCTCACGCGAAAAGTTCTTTGGAAGCGTAAGCTGGTTAAACGAGTTGAAGTTGCGCGGTGGTTGGGGTAAACTGGGCTCCATCAGTAATATCAATCCTACCAACGCCTACACCCTGTATACGCAGTCGGCACCCATTTCTTATTACGATATCAATGGTACCAACAATACTTCTACGTTGGGTATTTATAACAGTCAGAATGGTAACCGGCAAACTACCTGGGAAGAAGACATCATTACCAACGTTGGGTTCGATGCGAATTTGCTGGAAAACAAGCTGACCTTCTCACTGGAGTGGTATAAAAAAGCCATCAGTGGTTTGCTGTTTACCCCAAATCTGGCAGCAACTGCCGGCGGCCCTCCTGCGCCGTTCGTGAACGCTGGTAATATTCAGAACACCGGTATTGATATTGCCGCTACCTACCATGGTAATGTCAATGATTTCCGGTTCGACATTACCGGTACATTCACCTCTTACAACAACAAAGTGAAAAGCCTGCCCGGCGGTATTAAATATTACGACCAGGTAAGTTCGGGTTCAAACCGCTTTGGCGCTTTCTCCCGGCTGCAGCCAGGAGAGGCTTTGGGCGCTTTCTATGGCTACCAGGTAGTAGGCCTGTTTCAAAGCGATGATGATGTAAACAAATCGCCTAAACAGGACGCTGCAGCACCCGGCCGCTTCAAGTTCAAAGATGCAAACGGTGATGGTAAGATCAGCGACAGCGATCGCGTATTCTTTGGTAATCCCAATCCTAAATTCACTGCAGGGTTGAACCTGGAAGCAAGTTATAAAGGCTTCGATTTCTCGGCCTTCTTTTATACTTCTGTAGGAAATGACGTTATAAACTATGTACGTTACTGGACCGATTTTCCCCAGGTGTTTGACGGTGCTATGAGTAAGGATGCGGCACTCAATTCCTGGACGCCCACCAACACCGGCGCTAAGGTGCCCCGGCTGGAACGTGGCGCCAACTTTAGCACTACTACCAATTTCAACAGCTATTATCTTGAAAATGGTTCGTTCCTGAAGTGTAAGTCAATGGTGTTGGGTTATAATATTCCTTCAGCCAAAATAAAACAATTCGGTATCGACCGGTTGCGGGTATACATCCAGGCGGCCAACCTGTTCACCATTACCAAGTATACCGGCCTTGATCCGGAGTTAACCGGTTCAGATCTTCGTGACAACACGAACTTCGGGATCGACTTTGGTAACTTCCCTTCAAACCAGAAGAATTACCTGTTTGGCGTAAACGTAACATTCTAA
- a CDS encoding nucleotide exchange factor GrpE has translation MADNEKNNGTNAGMDINTDESISGTSHLNEPVANEDEVGKLQAEIAELKDKYLRQAAEFENFRRRTAKERVEMINTAGKEVITSLLEVLDDCDRAEKQLQNSDDTQLKEGIQLVFNKLRSTLQNKGVKAMQTIGSDFNPDQHEAITEIPAPTPAMKGKVVDEVQKGYLMNDKIIRFAKVVVGK, from the coding sequence ATGGCAGATAATGAAAAAAACAACGGTACAAATGCCGGGATGGACATTAACACCGACGAAAGCATCAGCGGCACTTCGCATTTGAACGAACCAGTGGCCAATGAAGACGAGGTAGGCAAGTTGCAGGCGGAAATTGCCGAACTGAAAGATAAATACCTGCGCCAGGCAGCTGAGTTTGAGAACTTTAGACGCCGTACCGCGAAGGAACGCGTTGAAATGATAAATACCGCTGGTAAAGAGGTTATCACCTCCCTGCTGGAAGTACTGGACGATTGCGACCGCGCCGAAAAGCAATTACAAAACAGTGACGATACCCAATTGAAAGAAGGTATTCAACTGGTATTTAACAAGTTAAGAAGCACCCTCCAGAACAAGGGCGTAAAAGCCATGCAAACCATTGGTTCTGATTTTAATCCGGACCAGCATGAGGCCATTACCGAAATTCCGGCCCCCACACCAGCCATGAAAGGCAAGGTGGTTGATGAGGTTCAGAAAGGTTACTTAATGAATGATAAAATTATCCGCTTCGCCAAAGTGGTGGTGGGGAAATAA
- the dnaJ gene encoding molecular chaperone DnaJ yields the protein MSKRDYYEILGVSKGASQDELKKAYRKVAMQFHPDRNPGDKAAEDKFKEAAEAYEVLSDADKRAQYDRFGHAGVQGNGRGGYGGQGNMEDIFSQFGDIFGDDIFGSFFGGGGGGGRRGGQRMRGVRGSNLRIKIKLTYEEIAKGVTKQVKVKKHVPCSTCQGSGAKDKSSVQTCGTCGGSGQVRRVSNTFLGQMQTVTTCPQCNGEGTTITAKCGSCKGEGRVYGEETVTLDIPAGVGEGMQLSLGGRGNAGERGGPPGDLIVLIEEEQHKDLHRDGLNVAFELHITFPDACFGTSVEVPTIDGKARIKIPAGTQSGKIFRLKGKGFPGVNSYEKGDQLIYVNVWTPQNLSAEEKAQLEKMNSSPNFKPQPEKSDKSFFDKVREMFS from the coding sequence ATGTCGAAAAGAGATTATTACGAAATATTAGGGGTTTCAAAAGGCGCATCGCAGGATGAGCTCAAAAAGGCCTATCGTAAGGTAGCCATGCAGTTCCACCCTGACCGTAACCCTGGTGATAAAGCAGCGGAAGATAAGTTCAAGGAGGCTGCCGAAGCCTATGAAGTGCTGAGTGATGCCGACAAACGCGCCCAATACGACCGTTTTGGGCATGCCGGCGTACAGGGTAATGGCCGTGGCGGCTATGGCGGCCAGGGCAATATGGAAGATATCTTCAGCCAGTTTGGCGATATCTTCGGCGACGATATCTTCGGAAGCTTTTTTGGCGGCGGCGGTGGCGGCGGAAGAAGAGGCGGCCAGCGGATGCGGGGTGTTCGTGGCAGCAACCTACGGATCAAGATCAAGCTGACGTATGAAGAGATCGCCAAAGGCGTTACCAAACAGGTAAAAGTAAAAAAACACGTACCCTGCAGCACCTGCCAGGGCAGTGGAGCAAAAGATAAAAGCAGCGTACAAACCTGTGGCACCTGCGGTGGCAGTGGACAGGTTCGCAGGGTTTCCAATACCTTCCTGGGTCAAATGCAAACGGTAACTACCTGTCCGCAATGTAACGGAGAAGGTACTACCATTACCGCTAAATGCGGCAGCTGTAAAGGCGAAGGAAGGGTATATGGCGAAGAAACCGTTACCCTCGATATTCCTGCCGGCGTCGGCGAAGGCATGCAGCTGAGCCTGGGTGGCAGGGGTAATGCCGGTGAACGCGGCGGCCCTCCCGGGGACCTGATCGTATTAATTGAAGAAGAACAACATAAAGACCTCCACCGTGATGGATTGAATGTGGCGTTCGAGCTGCATATCACTTTCCCTGATGCCTGCTTTGGTACTTCTGTTGAAGTGCCTACCATCGATGGCAAGGCCCGTATTAAAATACCTGCCGGTACTCAAAGCGGTAAGATCTTCCGGTTGAAAGGCAAAGGCTTCCCTGGCGTAAACTCTTACGAAAAAGGCGATCAACTGATCTATGTGAATGTATGGACGCCACAAAACCTGTCGGCCGAAGAAAAAGCACAGCTGGAGAAAATGAACAGCTCGCCCAACTTCAAACCACAACCTGAAAAGTCTGATAAAAGCTTTTTTGATAAAGTGCGGGAAATGTTTTCTTAA
- a CDS encoding vWA domain-containing protein translates to MKHAYAILISFLFIITAHAQYYLRGEIRDEKNNLLSNARILLHSTGYIYSSGSSGSFGIMTTKHVDSVTITLDGYQALSIKLETAKFHSLVLKTLYTSANLQKNRLLSFTRNLKPGERRNWTVGTETYNSLLENEFVLAEKYPETGFAINTDKASYSNVRRFLNMNTTVPPDAVRTEELLNYFSFKYLPPPEDSVFGFHSYVSECPWNKTNQLLTLQISARKLDPEKIPPSNLVFLIDISGSMDMPNRLPLLKSAFTLLVNNLRDKDTISIVVYGSTIGVWLQPTSGKEKEKIRKSIEDLYPGGSTPGESGIRTAYNLAKSQFIKGGNNRVILATDGDFNVGQTSDDELEKLITLHQQSGIYLTCLGVGMGNYKDSKLEVLAKKGNGNFAYLDNEREAEKVLVKELTQTLYSVADDAFLNIDFNADLVKQYRLIGFDNKWKALVDSVSELDGGEVGSGHSVIALFELEPVFAAGQPVTNMPNLAKINVRYKLPNDTLQRYTSYRCPYNVTSFASLPADYRFASSVAMFAGLLKDSKYAQKYTWSDVIKLATESADPKDAIQQEFITIVEKAKKIYSKIRKRKKPIS, encoded by the coding sequence TTGAAACATGCGTACGCCATATTAATCTCCTTCCTGTTTATAATTACCGCGCATGCGCAGTATTATTTGCGTGGTGAAATCAGGGACGAAAAGAATAATCTTCTGTCGAATGCACGCATTTTGCTTCACTCTACCGGGTATATATATTCTTCGGGAAGCAGTGGCTCATTTGGCATTATGACCACCAAACATGTGGATTCCGTTACGATTACGCTCGACGGCTACCAGGCGCTCTCCATAAAACTGGAAACCGCCAAATTTCATTCTCTTGTTTTAAAAACATTATACACCTCGGCCAATCTGCAAAAGAACCGGCTGCTTTCCTTTACCCGCAATTTAAAACCTGGTGAACGGCGTAACTGGACGGTAGGCACGGAAACTTACAATTCGTTACTGGAAAATGAATTTGTACTGGCCGAGAAATATCCTGAAACCGGCTTCGCCATCAATACCGACAAGGCATCGTACAGCAATGTGCGCCGCTTTTTGAATATGAATACCACCGTGCCGCCCGATGCGGTGCGTACCGAAGAATTATTGAACTACTTCAGCTTTAAATACCTTCCCCCGCCTGAGGATAGTGTATTCGGGTTTCATTCCTACGTATCGGAATGCCCCTGGAATAAAACAAACCAGTTGCTCACATTGCAGATCTCGGCCCGCAAACTGGATCCGGAGAAAATACCTCCAAGCAATCTTGTTTTTCTGATAGATATCTCCGGTTCCATGGATATGCCTAACCGCCTGCCCCTGTTGAAATCGGCCTTTACCTTACTGGTGAATAACCTGCGCGATAAGGATACCATTTCCATAGTAGTGTATGGCAGCACAATTGGCGTATGGCTGCAACCTACCTCGGGCAAGGAAAAAGAAAAGATCCGGAAGTCTATCGAAGACCTCTACCCTGGTGGTTCAACCCCGGGAGAGTCTGGCATCAGAACCGCGTACAACCTGGCTAAAAGCCAGTTTATAAAGGGGGGCAACAACCGCGTTATTTTGGCTACCGATGGCGATTTTAATGTAGGCCAAACAAGCGATGATGAGCTGGAAAAGCTAATCACCCTGCACCAGCAATCAGGTATTTATTTAACCTGTTTGGGGGTGGGGATGGGTAATTATAAAGACTCGAAACTGGAGGTGCTGGCGAAAAAAGGGAACGGCAATTTTGCTTACCTCGATAATGAACGGGAGGCCGAAAAAGTGTTGGTGAAGGAGTTAACCCAAACGCTGTACAGTGTGGCGGATGATGCCTTCCTGAATATTGATTTCAATGCCGACCTGGTTAAACAATACCGGTTAATTGGTTTTGACAACAAATGGAAAGCGCTGGTTGATTCGGTGAGCGAGCTGGATGGGGGAGAAGTAGGATCGGGCCATTCGGTGATTGCCTTGTTTGAACTGGAACCCGTTTTTGCAGCTGGTCAGCCTGTTACAAATATGCCCAACCTGGCTAAAATAAATGTGCGTTATAAACTACCCAACGATACCTTACAACGCTATACCAGTTATCGTTGTCCGTATAATGTTACCTCCTTTGCGAGCCTGCCGGCCGACTACCGGTTTGCTTCATCCGTTGCCATGTTTGCCGGTCTGCTGAAGGATTCAAAGTATGCGCAAAAGTATACGTGGAGCGATGTAATAAAACTCGCTACTGAGTCGGCAGATCCGAAGGACGCCATTCAGCAGGAGTTTATCACCATTGTAGAGAAGGCTAAGAAAATCTACAGTAAAATAAGAAAACGGAAGAAACCAATTAGCTAA
- the hpt gene encoding hypoxanthine phosphoribosyltransferase yields MGDIRVHDKQFEPYISASTIAGRIKEIAGELNRDYSDKKPLFIAILNGSFMFAADLYKELHIDAEVCFIKLASYKGTKSTGHVITAIGLDMDLFGRDVVIVEDIVDTGKTLSEFLPQLHHQQPASLKIVALLHKPEATVFPITIDYLGFSIPNKFVVGYGLDYDGLGRNIPEIYKLIE; encoded by the coding sequence ATGGGTGATATTCGCGTACACGACAAACAATTTGAACCGTACATTAGTGCTTCAACGATTGCCGGCCGTATAAAAGAAATTGCGGGCGAACTGAATAGAGATTACAGTGACAAAAAACCACTGTTCATTGCAATATTGAATGGCTCGTTTATGTTTGCTGCCGACCTGTATAAGGAGCTTCATATTGATGCAGAAGTATGTTTTATAAAGCTCGCTTCTTATAAAGGAACAAAATCAACCGGCCATGTAATAACAGCTATTGGCCTCGATATGGACCTGTTTGGCCGGGATGTGGTAATTGTAGAAGATATAGTAGACACTGGCAAAACACTCAGCGAATTTTTACCTCAGTTACACCACCAGCAACCTGCCTCGTTAAAAATTGTAGCACTGCTGCACAAACCCGAAGCAACGGTATTTCCCATTACCATCGATTACCTTGGTTTTTCCATCCCGAACAAGTTTGTAGTAGGGTATGGCCTTGATTATGACGGATTGGGTAGAAATATTCCGGAAATCTACAAGCTGATTGAGTAA
- a CDS encoding glucosaminidase domain-containing protein produces MKRLLVVTAFFAIKGLNVRAQRSSDVVDYVNTYKEIAIREEQRSGVPAAITLAQGIHESMAGKSDLVIKSNNHFGIKCQATWKGEKVYHDDDARGECFRSYERPEQSYIDHSDFLKNGSRYAFLFQLDPANYSDWAYGLKKAGYATNPKYPQILIKYIEDYNLQQYTLIALGKLSPKDEVLAGGGKPVNIGTGVAIQIPMGPKPVVDYPIGEFKINRTKVIFAKAGTSLLGIAKQFDISLKHLLDFNEFDKEEDDVLAQDQLVFVQRKRREGGQEFHVVLPGETLYDISQSEGIRLENLINYNHLQDQGEPAAGEKLYLQGKAPEMPKLAKDVVVVVTPTPTPPLALQTPTQITPGNSSAVSGTIHVVAEKETLFSIAKKYSITVEQIKEWNKLTGNDLKIGQELVIYKN; encoded by the coding sequence TTGAAACGTTTACTGGTTGTAACAGCTTTTTTCGCAATAAAGGGACTTAATGTTCGGGCACAGCGCAGCAGCGATGTGGTAGATTATGTAAATACGTATAAAGAAATCGCCATCCGCGAGGAGCAACGCAGTGGCGTGCCCGCTGCCATTACCCTGGCCCAGGGCATTCATGAAAGCATGGCAGGCAAAAGCGACCTGGTAATTAAATCGAACAACCATTTCGGTATAAAATGCCAGGCCACCTGGAAAGGCGAGAAAGTATATCACGACGACGATGCACGCGGTGAGTGCTTTAGAAGTTATGAAAGGCCGGAACAGTCGTATATCGATCATTCCGATTTTTTAAAGAATGGTTCACGCTATGCCTTTTTATTTCAATTAGACCCTGCCAATTACAGCGACTGGGCATACGGACTGAAAAAAGCGGGCTATGCTACCAATCCCAAGTACCCGCAGATTCTTATCAAATACATAGAAGATTACAACCTGCAACAATACACGCTCATTGCCCTGGGTAAGTTATCGCCCAAGGATGAGGTGCTGGCAGGTGGTGGCAAACCAGTGAATATCGGCACCGGAGTAGCAATACAGATCCCAATGGGGCCCAAACCCGTGGTTGATTACCCCATCGGTGAATTCAAGATCAACAGAACCAAAGTGATCTTTGCCAAAGCCGGTACTTCCTTACTGGGCATAGCCAAGCAGTTCGACATTTCATTAAAACACCTGCTTGATTTTAATGAATTTGATAAAGAGGAAGACGATGTGCTGGCGCAGGACCAGTTAGTGTTTGTACAACGTAAACGCAGGGAAGGGGGCCAGGAGTTTCATGTGGTGCTGCCGGGCGAAACGCTGTACGATATCAGCCAGAGTGAAGGGATCCGCCTCGAAAACCTGATTAATTACAACCATTTGCAAGACCAGGGTGAACCGGCCGCAGGCGAGAAATTGTATTTGCAGGGAAAAGCACCGGAAATGCCTAAACTGGCAAAAGACGTAGTGGTGGTGGTAACACCTACTCCCACACCGCCGCTAGCGCTCCAAACGCCTACCCAGATTACGCCCGGTAATTCATCAGCTGTATCTGGCACTATTCACGTGGTTGCGGAAAAAGAAACTTTGTTTAGTATTGCGAAAAAATATAGTATTACAGTAGAACAAATCAAAGAATGGAATAAGCTGACTGGTAATGACCTGAAAATTGGACAGGAACTGGTTATTTACAAAAACTGA